In Vicia villosa cultivar HV-30 ecotype Madison, WI linkage group LG7, Vvil1.0, whole genome shotgun sequence, the DNA window tataattatcatagtaatttttttttataatttattgtctttcacattaaaaaaataaaagtataattGCAAACATGATATAAATGGTCTACAAGAATATTTTATATgcaaataaaaaactaaatatcaactattataaaaaaatgttaattttatttctaatgtaCCCGTGCGAAGCACGGGTCGGTGATCtagtttttaattaatattgactttaattgacgtggtgttacacgtggcgtgccacataagcctccgttagtgaaaTTTAATGGGAAAGACTAaaaatagggacggaaaatattgcgaggaccattgtttgaagaaattttttgcaGGGACTAGAATAGGCccatttgtaacacccttctaagcaCCCAcggtaattaaattaataatcagagtaaacatgaacaAGGATGTCATAATTCAGATAAATAAAAACATCACATTTAGATGTCACGCTTCACGAGGAACAAATCACCATATATTATGAAGTCGTGTTTATCACAGCGAAattttcttcaaaacaaaatatcATAAACATCACCAATGCATAATCCAAAGAAACATAATCcaaaaaccaacaaaacaaaGTATAATAATTAAACTCTAAGTCTAtcgttccctagtgttacaatcagagcatgacactgacacgACCCGAAATAAATGGATGaactctacgagctatcctcaccaaagaaATAAAAccactactcctcaatctgaaaaatgttaacatgtaagggtgagtctcattcataattaacaaatattatgcgttcataagcaataaaacatcataagcatatcattcacccaatcacaataTATTCAAATTTTCAAACATGCATACGACAACAACCACATCAAATACATCACTAGGAAATTAATCAACCTGTGAAAGAAAAACTTACATCAAATACATCACTAGGAAATTGTTAATCGCGTCTCGGTTAAAGACGATAACTTTGCCCCTCACTTTGGTCCTATAGTGGTACTCCTTTCCCTCTTCAACTTGTATGGCATTGGTGTAAAATTCACGCACAATGTCATAGTTGATCTCCCGCACCGGTTCACATAACTTATTCCAATTACGATCCTCGATGATACTTACTATCTTGCTGAACTTCCCATTGGGAGCGAAGTGAACAAGTCTCTCAGCCACAATCATTCTCTGGACTAGCGTGTTGTAACGTTCTTCACATTCATCACTTACAAATTTCCTCACACTTATCATGGTGGCTGTGGATTTCATACGCTTAGACATCTTTGACTGAGAGTGATGGATTGATTGAGAGTAGGAATTAGGGATGAGTTAGTATTTGGGTGTTGTTGAAGTTGGAGAGAGTGTTGTGGGAGTGAGAGATGAGTTGAAGATATAAAAGtaaaactcaaaacaaataaaccaacaaaaaaagaaattaactaaaaataaaataagatcctGAATTTCGCAAGTGTCGCGGCGCAACCTCCCTGCGCGACGCGTACTGAAGCCATTTGGAAGTTGGAAAAGTTTCCGCCATGTACTTTGCGGCGCGAACTAGGCACGCTACCGTACTGAACCAAAATTATTTTCTCaaaagtttctgccaagcagctCGCGGCGCAAAGgatgttgcgcggcgcgaactaaaTTTTTTTGCTAGGGACGCGACGACAAatatgttcgcggcgccaactgaaTAGGTTTTCTATAAAACAGAACCAAATTTAGCAGGACAAGTTTTTGATTTTTAATTCACAAATTGGTCCAGCAGAGGGATTGCCTCAAAACAACAAGAAATTAATCAAGCTATGAAAGAAAAATTTAcaacgttgggttgcctcccaacaagcgctttgtttaacatcGTTAGAGCTCAATGGTTCATGGTGCTTCAAGGTTCAATGAGCGAAATGACGCACACATCGCGGTTGAACTCACCATCATGATACACTTTCAGCCTCTTCCCATTCATAGTCCAGCTTGCCATAGTCTTTGGATCTTCCACCACAATAGCTCCATAACTCCGAACCTCCTTTATCACAAACGATCCCAACCACTTTGATTTTAACTTGCCTGGAAAGAGTTTAAGTCTAGAGTTGAAGAGAACTACCATTTGTCCTTAATGAAACTCTTTTGGTCTGACTTTACCATCATGATAAGctttcacttt includes these proteins:
- the LOC131618665 gene encoding uncharacterized protein LOC131618665; amino-acid sequence: MVYDKTCHLSVELEHRVLWALKFLNFDSNLAGQKRKDQLHKVEELRNNAYHSDKLYKEKVKAYHDGKLKSKWLGSFVIKEVRSYGAIVVEDPKTMASWTMNGKRLKVYHDGEFNRDVCVISLIEP